Part of the Candidatus Paceibacterota bacterium genome, GTATGAAGAGATACTTACTATAGATAATTTAATCGTAGACACAACCCGACAAACTATTAAACGTGGTAAAAAAGATATTTATTTAACTAAAAAAGAATTTAGCTTATTAGAATTTTTACTACGAAATAAGAGCAGGGTTGTTTCTCGAGGAATGATAATGGAACATGTCTGGAATATTGATAGCGATCCATTTTCAAATACGATTGAAGCGCACATTTTAAATCTAAGAAAGAAAATTGAAGCAAAAAATTGGAAGAAACTTGTACATAATGTTCCCGGTCGAGGTTACAAGATTGATTCTTTGTAGATTACCCCACATAAAGTTGGACAGGGTCAAAATAGAGTTAGACCCTCTGCTTTTTGTACTGTATATGGTATACCTTGGGAAACATGGAATCCTCTAGGCAATTAAACGTTAGGAGTCGACTACAAAAATTCACAATCTTGGGCGTTTTAGTTTTAGTATGTTTTTTAACTATTTGCGCATTACTATCTTTAATTTTCAAAGGCGATAAATATGAAGGAATATCAATTTACATATTGCTATTAATGTCTGGTTGGTGCGCTCTTATGTTTTGGTTTTATATAAAAAAATATGACTCTGTCGCAGTCACAGGAACCAATCTTCTGTTAATCATTGGTGCATCATTTGGAGCAGTTTCGTGGGGAATGACCCTTGAAATGGCAATGCTAACCTTTGCCCTGGTGATCATTATCTCCTTCCTCACCCTTTCCCGTACTGACGCCATCCTAACTACAATCCTCACGTTCGTAACCTTCTCATTCCTCTGGTATCTACAAGTTGAGGGACATATCGCACAGAACCAGTCTTGGAAAGTTGATTTGGATCACCTGGATGGTATTGAATTTCTTGTATTTCTTGCCTTCTTTGCTGTACTTGCGTTTATTGCTCGACGTGAAATCCAAAACGCCCTCACAGACGCAGACCAATTTGAAACCGATTTGCTAGCTGAAAAATCAAAACTTGAAGAAACCGTAATAGCCCGAACAGAAGAACTACGAAAGAAACAGGCTGAGGAGTTATTTGTACTCTATAGGTTTGTAGAATTTGGAAAGCTGTCAGCTGGTCTCTTTCACGATCTCATTAATCCCCTCACCGCCCTTTCTATCTCTCTCCACCAACTTTCAGCATCAAAGGATGGAGAGACTGATCCTGGAAAACCATCGAATGTTGACCCTGCTCGACAAGTAGAACTCGCACATATTAAAACAGCCCTTGGTGCCTCAATACAATTAGGAAAACTTATTGAGCAAACAAAAAGCGTATTAAAGCTTGAGAAAGAAGAAAAACCGTTTGTGGTAGCAAAAGAAATCGACCAATTAATGGGAATCTTCCAATTCCGTGCTCGTAAAGAGAATTACTCCCTATCATTCGTACACGCCCATAGTCCCGAGCTTTCTCTTATCGGCTCCCCTGCGAGGTTTAACCAAGTGATCATGAACCTTCTTTCAAATGCATGTGACGCAGTGGAAGAAAAAATTACAAAAAATAAAATTATAGAAGGAGAAGAAGTCACCATTCTATCTTCAGTGGTTGATGGAACATTAACTATTTCAGTAAAAGATACTGGTACTGGAATTCCAGCAGACAAACTTCCAAATATCTTCACCCACTTCTTCACCACAAAAAATACTTCTGAGCACAGAGAACATGGACGCTCAGGAACTGGTATTGGCCTTTCACAAGCCAAAGAAATTATTGAAAAAGATTTCAAAGGAAAACTTACCGTCCGCACACAAGGTGGAAAAGGTTCTGAGTTTATTGCTTCAATTCCTTTGGGAAAATAAAAAGAGCCCCTCCAACTAAAAACGGGTCAATTGGCAAAATTTATGGTATACTGCATGCGCTTACCCATAACCCCCACCCCTATACATGTTAAAAGTTGGCGACCTGGCTCCTGCATTTTCACTCGTAGATCAAGACGGTGATTGTAAATCCCTTTCGGACTACATCGGTTCAATTACCCTCATCTATTTCTACCCAAAGGATGACACTCCTGGTTGTACCAAAGAAGCCTGCTCTATTCGTGACGCATGGGCTGATTACAAGAAAGCTGGCGTACAAGTAGTTGGTATCAGCTCTGACGCTCCAGAGAGCCACAAAATTTTCCAGGAAAAATACAAGCTTCCTTTCACTCTCCTTTCTGATCGTGACCGCTCAACAATCGCTGAGTATGGTGCAAAAGGAATCGGCACAAAACGAATTTCATACTTAATTGGTCCTGATGGATGTGTCTTAAAAGCATACCCAAAGGTTGACCCCGCATTACACGCCGACGAGATCCTCGCTGACGTCAAAAAATTCTCTAAGTAAAGAGGTATAATTACATTCCTATATGGATTATGAAGCTGTAGAAAAAGCCCTCAAAGAAAAACTCGAGGGAGATGTGACTACAGAATCGAAGTCTCTTCTCGCCTATGAGACTGATGCAAGTATTTTCAAGGTAAAGCCAGCACTTGTAGTTTATCCAAAGAACACTGAAGACATCCAGAAACTGGTTGCATACGTTTCCGACCACAAGGAATCAATGCCTGAGCTTTCAATTACCGCCCGTGCAGCTGGAACATGTATGTCAGGTGGATCACTCAGTGAGTCTATCGTTATGGACGTTACACGGTACATGTCACACCTTGGTGAAGTAACTGATAAGACAATTGAAGTTGAGCCTGGTGCGTTCTATCGAGACATGGAAACGAAGACACTCGAGCACAACCTCATTCTTCCTTCATACACTGCATCAAAAAACCTCTGCACCATTGGAGGAATGATTGCCAACAACTCATCAGGTGAACGAACACTTACATACGGTGACACGAGTAAATATCTTGAGTCTCTCGATGTAGTACTTGCTGATGGAAATACATACACATTCAAAGCACTCGCTCAACACGAACTCGAAGAGAAAATGGGACTTGATACGTTCGAAGGAGAAATTTATCGAAAAGTAGTTGACCTCGTTGCACAAAATTATGATCTTATCCGCGCAAAGCGCCCACGAGTATCAAAGAACTCTTCTGGATACCTCCTCTGGAACATGTGGAACAAAGACAAGTTCAACCTTGCACAATTAATTTGCGGATCACAAGGAACACTTGGACTCTTCACCAAAAGTACCCTCTCGTTAGTTGAGCAAAAAAAGTACAAGACACTCCTTGTCATGGAACTTCGTACGCTCGCTCCCCTTCCTGCAGTTATTAATACCGTTCTTGCATACAAACCTGAATGTTTTGAATCATTCGACGAACACACATTCGCACTTGCTGAGACCTATATGCCTGAGTCAGCTGCAAAAGTTGTAACTGATAAAGCTACAGTCATCACCTTGATTGCAGAGTTCTGCAGCAACAACCGTGCGTTTGCCGAGCAAATTGCCGCTGACGCAAAAGAAGCACTTGAAGATCGTGGTATCGAGGCACATATTATTGAATCCGAAGAAGACCAGTCACATTACTGGAAAATCCGTCGCTCAAGCTTCGCACTCTTGAAGAGTCACAGTGGTGAAAAAGAACGTACTGCTCCATTTATCGACGACATCATTGTCCGTCCTGAAGACCTTCCATCCTTCCTTCCACGACTCCAAGCTATTCTTGCTGACTATAAGATGACATACACACTCGCAGGGCACGTTGGTAACGGAAACTTCCATTTGATTCCACTTGTAGACATGGAGGCAGCTGATGCAGCTGACAAGATCATTGAACTTGCACGACGCGTATTTGCACTCGTATTTGAATACGGAGGATCAATGGCAGGAGAACACAACGACGGTATTATCCGCACTCCATTTGTGAAAGACATGTTCGGACCTGAGATGTACGACCTATTTGTGAAGACAAAGAACATCTTCGACCCAAAAAACATCTTTAATCCAGGCAAAAAAGTTGGTGGCACCATGGAATATGCCAAAGCGCATATTGTGAAAACGAATACAAACGAACATTTGTAACAAAAAAGCACCTACGGTGCTTTTTTGATTGATAGAGTGAGGTGTGCTAGGAATACACCAACCGTTCTTACAAAAGGAGCCCTGATGGATCGCACCTTAACTGTGTGCAACATGACTGACATAAGTGTTAACCGTGTTGGAATAATCTCCTTGCCTGAAACGCTCGTGTTTGGCAAATGTTATCTCAATGGACAGTTTAAGTGTGGAAAAAGTTTTCTGGCTGATTACGCACAAGGTGACTGGTCAAAAATAAACAGACCGGTTGTACCAGTTTGGGCCTGTACGCAAAATGTCACCCTTACACTTTCCGGAATCTTGCTCCGTTACTATGCAGACTCAGACATCCTCACCTCACTACACCTCATACATACCCTTGTCACTCAACACAGAGAAACACTATCAATGCATCCAAAGGGCAATCTCTTCTTTGTGAACAACCGTACAGGCACTATGCGCATGGTAAAGGTTGTGAAAGGTAATCGGTGGTGGACAATCACTTCACAAGATTGTGAACATGACTCAGAAGAGTTTCTCCCTGGAACTAGATTCTTTTCTCACGTTACTCCAGCAACCAGATTGCTATAACAAACTAGTTACAACCCCGGACATCCACGGGGTTTTATTTTCTCCAGAAAAACACCGAACTCAACAGTACGAGTGTTCCACCTAAAATAATCGGTGCACTAAGTATTGTTCCTGCTGCCAAGACCCCGGCAATAGCTGGTGGAAACATCTGGCCAAGTGCAATGACACTGGTATTGATTCCCATAATCCGTCCCTCTTCCCCGCCTGGTGCTACTTTGCTAATCAATGAATTCATATTTGCTTGTACAAGACCAATAAATACTGCAAAGAGTGGAACGAGTGCGTAGATTCCAGTCAGTGACTTTGGAACTATAAAAAAGATTAATAATATTCCTGCAGTTGGTAGTGCAACTCTTAAAATAGTTCGCTCGTGATACTTTCGACTAAGAAATCTAATGATGAGTACTTGTGCAAGCACTAAACAAATTCCTGCAAAAGCAAAGAAACTTCCAATCGTTGATGCGTTTTCAATTCCTAGTTTGTTTCCAAGGAATGCACTAATAAACGATGTAAAGAATGTGAATCCAGAAAAAAATAATAGATTTGCAATAAATAATTTTCGTAGCTGTATATCTCTAAACGCTTCAGCAATATGTGAAAATGCTTTTCCCCATCGCAACACTGTACGAGATTTTTCTTTAAGAGTTTCTGGAAGAATAAAGATAACAAACAGTGAATTAACAAAAGATAACAATGCAGCGAGCATAAATGGAACTGCTGGTCCAAATGAACTATAAATATTTGAGTCAGATAATATTCCTCCGATAAATGGGCCGAGAATAAACCCAAGCCCATACGCTGCACCAATTACACCGAAAGCAGTTGTGCGCTCTTTCGCCTCTGTAGTATCAGCAAGTATTGTCTGTGCAATGGTGATGTTTCCACCAAACAATCCACCTACTAAACGAGCAAGTATCATGAGCGTAACACTCTCGACAAGGACTCCTGCAGTAAACACAATGTACGCAAGGGACGCACCGAAGATGCAGATAGCAAGTAGTCGTTTCCTTCCGTACTGATCAGATAGCTGCCCCAGTATAGGAGAGGCAAAGAATTGCCCCAAGGGGTACACCGCAATCAGGATTCCCAAGAGTGTAAGACCCACCTTAAGCGAAGCACTCGAGGAGAAGATATACAGCGCAGCATGTGGGTTTGCGATCAATTGTGGGATAACTGGGATGACCAAACCAAAACCCAAAATATCCATGAAGACGGTAAAGAAAACAATTGGCACTATCCCCCGTTTTCTTTTCATACGCCAAGTCTACACGAATTAAAAAATAAAAAAACCGCGAGCGTGTGCTCGCGGTTTCTTTGAAAACTATTTCCTTCTCTTTGCTGTCTTCTTCTTTGCAACTTTCTTTGTCTTCTTTGTCTTCTTAACTGCCTTCTTCTTTGCCATAAAAATGATTGAGTGATTGTTTATAGTTCGACCTATACAAAAATTGTACGGCACTAAAACATTGTGCACAATATTTTTTTTCAAAAACTGTGCATAACTTAATTTCTCGGAAGTGCTTGTCCTTTACGAATATCAAAAGAAATTTCTCCAATCTCAGTAATAAAAATATTTTTCTTCTCGTCTGATGCGAGTGTAATTGATAACATCATCCCTTCTCGAACCTCCTGCATGAACGCCTGATCGAAAATAAAATTGCCGAGTGAATAATATACAGGCACTCCGTGTATCACTTCGGAAATTTGTACGACGTGTGGGTGTGCGCCGATAATCATATCCGCACCTGCAAGAATAAATCTCTCTGCTGCTGAGCGCTGGAATGTTGTTGGATAGCGAACATACTCTTCTCCCCAGTGCGGAAACACAATCACAAACTCGCCACGTGCTTCTGCTGCTTGGATATCAATAATCAGTCTCTCGACAGAATCCTCAAGTGAAAGGTTTGGTGAAAATTGATTAAACGCAATCAGTGTTGCAGTGGCATTTCCAACTGGAATATGCGCAACTGGTCCGTCGTTGTTTGGTCCACCAAAAGGGATAAGGCCAGCATCAGTAATATTTTTCATTGATGTTTCGTATCCATCCATTCCAAAATCGAGCATGTGGTTATTTGCCTGACCAACATATCCGATGCCTGCGTCTTTTACTCCCTTAAGCCACGCCGGATCAAAGGTGAACTGAAGCGGGCTGCCAGCGAGCCCTCGTGTTACAGACCGATCTCCGCTAAACGGTCCTTCCCCGTTAACAACAACATGATCAGGTCTGTATTGCGCTTTATTTAAAATATCCCGGAGACCGACAAACGGGTATGACGCATCAGACTCTTCAATACGAAGTCGCAAATACCGATCGAGCATCATGTCTCCAAAAAAAGCGATAGTTGTTGTCGAGCGTATATCTTTACTCTTTTTTCTTTCTGCTAATTCTTGATCATAGTGCATACGCGAAAAAATCGACGATGATTCGTCGATTTTTTGCGGATATACCAGTACTGCTGTGAATACCGCTATACCCGAAATCAGGATCGATAGTACAAATTTAGCCTTTGGCATCGAAATTAGAGTCGACATCAAATGAATTGATAGTCACCGCTCCATCGTCAATAACCTCATATGTGAAACGTCCAACAAATAAATTGTGTCCGTCTTCATATGTTGCCACACCTTCATGGTCGCTTGTGAAATCAACGTTGGTAACTTGTAGTGTTCCACCCATGACCGCTGGCTCAGGCGAGAGTGTTGCAATGTTTGCACGAATATACTGCGCAGCAGCAAATTGTCGTGTTTCCTGTATGCCGCTACTGTTACGCGCCGCGACACCACCTGTTTCTTTTTCACTAATTACTGAGCTGTAGTATGCGTATACACCACCAGCAAAAATTAGTAAGGAAACAATGACCACAGCGGTCCATATCTTATTTTTGTTGTTTGTTTCCATATTTTTCTACACTATTACAACTGACAATCTATTGCTTCAGGGGACCATTCTTCCCCACTCCAAAGATTGAAGTAATGACCGCAAGAATGATTGCAAAGAAGAACGCTGCCCAAAACCCACTGACTGAGAACCCCGGAACAATTTCTGCTGCAATCATAATCAAGAGTGCGTTGACGATGAGGGAAAAAATACCAAGTGTGATGATGTTTACTGGTAGTGTGAGCACAGAAATGACTGGCCTAATAAACACATTTATAAGTCCAATCACTAGTGCTGCAAGGAATGCTCCGGTAAGTGTTGAATCAACACCTGGAATTAAGTACGCCAAAAGCACAATGAATAAAGCAGAAACGGTCCAGTGAAGTATCGATGACAACATATCTGTTTACGTTAATAGTTATTGAGTATTTCCTTCACTTCCTGTATTTCCTCCATTGTCACCATTTGTTGGAATGTCTACATCGATGTTTAATCCAGGATCATTGTTTTCTTGTTGAACTGCTTCTCCTGCAAAGTATGCCCGGTATCCCCAGCCTCCTAGGATAAGCGCTACGAGTACAAGCAAGATTATAAGTACCGTATTGAGTGTGCTATTTGAGTTTGATTCCATATATATACATTTATCTAATAACGGTAGGTATTGATATACCTCTCTATACCTTACTACTGTTATATGGAAATAAAAAGAGCAACAAAAAACCGCTTCTTGCGAAGCGGCCTTTTGACTCGATGTTACCGGAAGTCCCGGAATTCACGACGAGGTCGGTCTTCCTTTGGGCGTGCCTCATTTACTGTGAGACGTCGTCCATCGAAATCCTTACTGTCGTACATGTCGATCGCTGCTTGTGCTGCAGCATCATCTGCCATTTCTACGAAGCCGAATCCCTTTGATCGTCCTGTCATTTTGTCCATGATGATCGCTGCTGATACGACTGATCCAGCCTTTGAGAATGCCTCATTGAGCTGATCTTCTGTAGTGGAATATGGAAGACCACCGACATACAATTTCTTTACCATTTATTTTTACTTTACTTGTATAACCGTAAGAAACATCGAGGAGGCTATACAATGACCGCGCACGAATAGATTCCTTACGTACCTTTACTATACGCTAGTTGAGGATTCTGTCAATGCAACCTACCCTTGTCCACCCTCTTTTCGGTTGTATCCTTCAAATGCTTTTACAATCTCCAAAGGAAGCGTAAAGACAACGGTATTTGACTGGTCAGAGGAAATGTCATTGATAGCTTGAAGTGTTCGAAGATGGAGGGCTCCGGGAACTTCAGAAAGCATTCGTGCAGCGTCCGCCATGTTTTTTGCAGCCGCCAACTCTCCTTCTGACGTGATAATTACTGCCCTTTTCTCTCGTTCTGCCTCTGCTTGCTTGGCAATTGTCCGCTCCATATCCTGTGGAAGTGAAATATCCTTCAACTCCACGTTTTGCACTTTAAGTCCCCACGCGTCAGTCTCTTTATCCACAATTTCTTTAATACGTTCTGCTATTTTGTCTCGGTTTGCAAGAAGTTCATCGAGTGTCACCTCTCCGACAATGTTTCGCATAGTTGTCTGTGCGTACTGTGATATTGCGTACACGAAATCTTGCACTTCAAGGATGGCACGTTCTGCACTTGATACACGGTAGTAGATGACAGCATTAACACTGACAGATACGTTGTCACGTGTAATGGCGTTTTGGTCAGGAACATCAGTTGCCTTGAGTCGCATATCCACTTTTTGGTATGACTGAAAAACTGGGATTACCAATCTCCAACCAGGTTCAAGCGTTGCGGTAAATTTTCCAAGCGTAAACCGTAGACCCCGTTCGTATTGATTAATTTGACGGATACTGATAAGAATGATGAATAACACTATCCCTAAACCTATAAAAATTGGTTCCATGGGTGGATTATACGCTTTTCTATTTTTCTATGTTTATTGATCTTCTACTAGGATTCATCATCGGCACCCTCACTGGCTTCATTACAACTGGTGAATTTTATTACCCGTACGTTGGTGCCGCCCTCCTCTTCTCCCTTCTTCCTGATATTGATTTCCTTATCTACCACTCATATAACGAGATTGATCGCATGAGTCATTGCCACAGACGAATACTTCACTATCCATTGGTATATATACCAATCGGAGCAATCATCGTGACCCTCTTTTCTCTTGATCCTACATATGGCATTCTATTTATAGTCGTATCCCTCGCCCACTTTATTCACGACACAGGTTGGATTGGTTACGGTGTGCAATGGGCATATCCACTTCGAAGAGAGCATTACTTCTTCGGAAAGAAAACTAATACCGCGCTTGAATCAACAACAGGTATCTACTCTGACACTCCTGAGAACGTTGATCGACACGCACAAATACATGGTGACGATAACTGGTTATTGAAAAAGGTTTCAAAGGTTCGTATTATCAAAAAATAATTGACTTAAAAAACAAAACCAGTAGCAACTGCTACTGGTTTTGTTTTTATCTGACAAGTTTTGTGTATCTATTTACCCTTGTCTCATAAGCATCTTTGCAGTTGACGCAAGTTCTTTGTCGGCCGCCTTCTCTTCGTCATGTGTCTGCATGAGAAGTGTAAGTACATCTGGGAGACCGAGTGATTTTGCTTCATCAATTGCTGCCATATATCCTGCCATTTCATAGTGTTCAACATATCGTACAGCGCCTGCAAGCATTGCGTCTTGCACAACTTCTGGAGCATCTACTTCTTTCATCACCCATTCCCCATCTGCGATAATTCCTCGAATTCCTTCACACGCGAGTTTCTTTGGTTTTGCACCTAATATCTTAAATATCTTCTCGAGACGAACAATGTGATCTTTTGTTTCTCCTAGGTGTAATTCAAACGACTTCTTTAACATTGGGTTAGTCGCTCCTTTAACCATTTTTGGAAGTGCTTTTACGACTTGGTGTTCAATATCGTAGAGCGCTTGTATCTTTGCTTCAAATGCTTTTGAAAAATCTGTAATTTTGGCCATACAAATATTGGGTTTATGTTAATAATCGCCTCTTTTCCAATCATGGACTTATATTTCTATGATTGCAAGTATTTCTTTCCTTTTAGTTCTTCAGGAAGATAACTATCAGTGTCATACATCTCATATTCTTTTCCATAACCAATATCTTTCATAAGTTTTGTAGGAGCATTTCTAACCTTAAGAGGAATTGGAAGATTGCCAAACTTCTCTGCATCTTCAAGTGCAGCCATAATTCCATCGTATGCACGCCTATCTTTCTTGCATTCAGCCAAATATGCTGCACCGTGCCCTAAACTGATTGCTGCTTCAGGCATACCCACTGTCTCTACTGCCCTGAAGACTGCATTTGCCACCACAAGTGCTGTTGGTTGGGCAAGGCCGATATCTTCACTTGCAAAGATCACCATGCGTCGTGCGATGAATTTTGGGTCTTCGCCAGATTTAATCATGCGAGCGAGATAATATAGCGCGGCGTCTGGTTGGCTCGCACGGAGACTTTTTATGAATGCAGAAATTGTATTGTAGTGTCCCTCCCCTTTCTTGTCGTACCGTAACGTTTTTGATTGCAGTGCTTCTTTTAATGTTTCAACAGTAACGGTTGTATATAAACTTGTGGCTGCCTCAAGTGATGAAAGTGCCTGTCGTGCATCTCCATCTGCAAAACGTACTAACCAATCAATTGCCGCATCATCAATATCAATTCCAGATCGTTTAATGATCTGTTTCATTTCATCTGGTTTGAGTTCATTGAGAATAAATATTCTGCAACGAGACAGTAACGCCGGAATTACTTCAAAACTTGGGTTCTCAGTTGTTGCACCAATGAGCGTAAGTGCACCTGACTCAACATGTGGAAGCAAAAAATCTTGTTGGCTTTTGTTGAATCGATGAATCTCATCTAAAAATAATACTTTCGGCTGGTCATAGAGACCTTTCGGAGCATCTACTATTTTTCGAATGTCATCCTTCCCTGCAGATACCGCAGAAAGCTCATGTAGTTCGGCATTTAAACTTCTCGCATACATCCGAGCAAGTGTTGTCTTTCCAACCCCAGGTGGACCCCAGAGGATAAATGAGAACAGGTGTTTCTTTTCAATAGCAATGCGAAGTAGCTTACCTCCACCAATAACATGTTCTTGGCCAACAAACTCCTCAATGGTACGAGGACGAATTTTTGATGCCAGAGGTTCCATTGGGTAATCATAGTATATATGGAACGTGAACGCTAGTTCACAATACAAAAAAGACCCATCGTTGGGTCTTTTTTGTATCTATAAAGATTGTTTATTGAACAGGATTCTTTCCCTGAATGATTCGAACAAGGAAAAGAATAACTGCAGCTACGAGTAGCACATGGATGAACCATCCGATTGAATATGTTCCCACTACTCCAAGTAACCAAAGAATGATCAATACGACTGCAATTGTTGTAAGCATAATGTTCAGGTTACCTATTAAATGCGGCTCCCCTGATTAATCGTACTCCAATATTGAGAGTATTCAACTACTCTTATGGTTTACTCAATGAATGTAAGTGCCTGTCCTTTCTTTCCTCCACGGCCAGTTCGGCCAATTCGGTGAACATAGTCTTCGTATGTAGCTGGGATATCGAAGTTGATAACGTGTGAAACGTTACTTACATCAATTCCTCGTGCTGCAACGTCGGTTGCAACAAGGACTTGTACACGTCCTTCCTTAAACATAGTAAGTGCTCGCTGGCGTCGTCCATGGTTTTTGTCTCCGTGGATAGATTCCGCCTTGATTCCTCGTTCAAGAAGAATATTTCCGAGCTTCTCAACACCGTGTTTTGTTCGTCCGAATACAAGTACTCGGCTAAACTCAGGCTTTTTAAGAAGATCACCTAGTACATCAATCTTTGTTTTTCCACTTGGTACGCGGATAACGTCCTGGTCAACTGACTTAGCAGTATCCCCTG contains:
- a CDS encoding CapA family protein, whose protein sequence is MHYDQELAERKKSKDIRSTTTIAFFGDMMLDRYLRLRIEESDASYPFVGLRDILNKAQYRPDHVVVNGEGPFSGDRSVTRGLAGSPLQFTFDPAWLKGVKDAGIGYVGQANNHMLDFGMDGYETSMKNITDAGLIPFGGPNNDGPVAHIPVGNATATLIAFNQFSPNLSLEDSVERLIIDIQAAEARGEFVIVFPHWGEEYVRYPTTFQRSAAERFILAGADMIIGAHPHVVQISEVIHGVPVYYSLGNFIFDQAFMQEVREGMMLSITLASDEKKNIFITEIGEISFDIRKGQALPRN
- a CDS encoding peroxiredoxin, encoding MLKVGDLAPAFSLVDQDGDCKSLSDYIGSITLIYFYPKDDTPGCTKEACSIRDAWADYKKAGVQVVGISSDAPESHKIFQEKYKLPFTLLSDRDRSTIAEYGAKGIGTKRISYLIGPDGCVLKAYPKVDPALHADEILADVKKFSK
- a CDS encoding metal-dependent hydrolase, whose product is MFIDLLLGFIIGTLTGFITTGEFYYPYVGAALLFSLLPDIDFLIYHSYNEIDRMSHCHRRILHYPLVYIPIGAIIVTLFSLDPTYGILFIVVSLAHFIHDTGWIGYGVQWAYPLRREHYFFGKKTNTALESTTGIYSDTPENVDRHAQIHGDDNWLLKKVSKVRIIKK
- a CDS encoding replication-associated recombination protein A; protein product: MEPLASKIRPRTIEEFVGQEHVIGGGKLLRIAIEKKHLFSFILWGPPGVGKTTLARMYARSLNAELHELSAVSAGKDDIRKIVDAPKGLYDQPKVLFLDEIHRFNKSQQDFLLPHVESGALTLIGATTENPSFEVIPALLSRCRIFILNELKPDEMKQIIKRSGIDIDDAAIDWLVRFADGDARQALSSLEAATSLYTTVTVETLKEALQSKTLRYDKKGEGHYNTISAFIKSLRASQPDAALYYLARMIKSGEDPKFIARRMVIFASEDIGLAQPTALVVANAVFRAVETVGMPEAAISLGHGAAYLAECKKDRRAYDGIMAALEDAEKFGNLPIPLKVRNAPTKLMKDIGYGKEYEMYDTDSYLPEELKGKKYLQS
- a CDS encoding slipin family protein; this encodes MEPIFIGLGIVLFIILISIRQINQYERGLRFTLGKFTATLEPGWRLVIPVFQSYQKVDMRLKATDVPDQNAITRDNVSVSVNAVIYYRVSSAERAILEVQDFVYAISQYAQTTMRNIVGEVTLDELLANRDKIAERIKEIVDKETDAWGLKVQNVELKDISLPQDMERTIAKQAEAEREKRAVIITSEGELAAAKNMADAARMLSEVPGALHLRTLQAINDISSDQSNTVVFTLPLEIVKAFEGYNRKEGGQG
- a CDS encoding DUF892 family protein, whose protein sequence is MAKITDFSKAFEAKIQALYDIEHQVVKALPKMVKGATNPMLKKSFELHLGETKDHIVRLEKIFKILGAKPKKLACEGIRGIIADGEWVMKEVDAPEVVQDAMLAGAVRYVEHYEMAGYMAAIDEAKSLGLPDVLTLLMQTHDEEKAADKELASTAKMLMRQG
- a CDS encoding MFS transporter yields the protein MKRKRGIVPIVFFTVFMDILGFGLVIPVIPQLIANPHAALYIFSSSASLKVGLTLLGILIAVYPLGQFFASPILGQLSDQYGRKRLLAICIFGASLAYIVFTAGVLVESVTLMILARLVGGLFGGNITIAQTILADTTEAKERTTAFGVIGAAYGLGFILGPFIGGILSDSNIYSSFGPAVPFMLAALLSFVNSLFVIFILPETLKEKSRTVLRWGKAFSHIAEAFRDIQLRKLFIANLLFFSGFTFFTSFISAFLGNKLGIENASTIGSFFAFAGICLVLAQVLIIRFLSRKYHERTILRVALPTAGILLIFFIVPKSLTGIYALVPLFAVFIGLVQANMNSLISKVAPGGEEGRIMGINTSVIALGQMFPPAIAGVLAAGTILSAPIILGGTLVLLSSVFFWRK
- a CDS encoding phage holin family protein, which gives rise to MSSILHWTVSALFIVLLAYLIPGVDSTLTGAFLAALVIGLINVFIRPVISVLTLPVNIITLGIFSLIVNALLIMIAAEIVPGFSVSGFWAAFFFAIILAVITSIFGVGKNGPLKQ
- a CDS encoding lmo0937 family membrane protein; translated protein: MLTTIAVVLIILWLLGVVGTYSIGWFIHVLLVAAVILFLVRIIQGKNPVQ
- a CDS encoding HAMP domain-containing sensor histidine kinase, encoding MFWFYIKKYDSVAVTGTNLLLIIGASFGAVSWGMTLEMAMLTFALVIIISFLTLSRTDAILTTILTFVTFSFLWYLQVEGHIAQNQSWKVDLDHLDGIEFLVFLAFFAVLAFIARREIQNALTDADQFETDLLAEKSKLEETVIARTEELRKKQAEELFVLYRFVEFGKLSAGLFHDLINPLTALSISLHQLSASKDGETDPGKPSNVDPARQVELAHIKTALGASIQLGKLIEQTKSVLKLEKEEKPFVVAKEIDQLMGIFQFRARKENYSLSFVHAHSPELSLIGSPARFNQVIMNLLSNACDAVEEKITKNKIIEGEEVTILSSVVDGTLTISVKDTGTGIPADKLPNIFTHFFTTKNTSEHREHGRSGTGIGLSQAKEIIEKDFKGKLTVRTQGGKGSEFIASIPLGK
- a CDS encoding FAD-binding oxidoreductase, which translates into the protein MDYEAVEKALKEKLEGDVTTESKSLLAYETDASIFKVKPALVVYPKNTEDIQKLVAYVSDHKESMPELSITARAAGTCMSGGSLSESIVMDVTRYMSHLGEVTDKTIEVEPGAFYRDMETKTLEHNLILPSYTASKNLCTIGGMIANNSSGERTLTYGDTSKYLESLDVVLADGNTYTFKALAQHELEEKMGLDTFEGEIYRKVVDLVAQNYDLIRAKRPRVSKNSSGYLLWNMWNKDKFNLAQLICGSQGTLGLFTKSTLSLVEQKKYKTLLVMELRTLAPLPAVINTVLAYKPECFESFDEHTFALAETYMPESAAKVVTDKATVITLIAEFCSNNRAFAEQIAADAKEALEDRGIEAHIIESEEDQSHYWKIRRSSFALLKSHSGEKERTAPFIDDIIVRPEDLPSFLPRLQAILADYKMTYTLAGHVGNGNFHLIPLVDMEAADAADKIIELARRVFALVFEYGGSMAGEHNDGIIRTPFVKDMFGPEMYDLFVKTKNIFDPKNIFNPGKKVGGTMEYAKAHIVKTNTNEHL
- a CDS encoding RNA-binding protein, which gives rise to MVKKLYVGGLPYSTTEDQLNEAFSKAGSVVSAAIIMDKMTGRSKGFGFVEMADDAAAQAAIDMYDSKDFDGRRLTVNEARPKEDRPRREFRDFR